From the Archangium lipolyticum genome, one window contains:
- a CDS encoding BlaI/MecI/CopY family transcriptional regulator encodes MKKPVGDQELVVLRWVAEHGPVTVGEVAERFGEPQGLARSTILTVMERLRSKGHLTRRKVEGVYQYSSSVPLAELLRGVVGDFVKKSLAGSLSPFATWLSQAEEVSDDELRQLEEAVARLKSKKEGEE; translated from the coding sequence ATGAAGAAGCCGGTGGGAGACCAGGAGTTGGTGGTGCTGCGCTGGGTGGCGGAGCACGGCCCCGTCACCGTGGGAGAGGTGGCGGAGCGGTTCGGCGAGCCACAGGGCCTGGCGCGCTCCACCATCCTCACGGTGATGGAGCGGCTGAGGAGCAAGGGGCACCTGACGCGGCGCAAGGTGGAGGGCGTCTACCAGTACAGCTCGAGCGTGCCGCTGGCGGAGCTGCTGCGGGGCGTGGTGGGGGACTTCGTGAAGAAGTCGCTGGCGGGCTCGCTGTCGCCCTTCGCCACGTGGCTGTCCCAGGCCGAAGAGGTGAGCGACGACGAGCTGCGCCAGCTGGAGGAGGCCGTCGCCCGGCTCAAGTCCAAGAAGGAGGGGGAGGAATGA
- a CDS encoding amidohydrolase, whose protein sequence is MHGLKSLLGSMLLLVCAAGCARRAPEMQQAPSSSTTTVYVARRVRTLDAERPIAEALSVRAGMVLAVGTKAEVLASAGGDARVVDLGDATVVPGLTDAHGHLAGLGRSLAGVRLDGTASREEIISRVAAAPATAWQGDWLIGSGWDQNDWPEKSFPGRAELDAKLPKTPVALERIDGHALWVNGEALRRAKIDKDTPDPAGGRILRGPDGEPTGILVDNAMNLVAAVLPPPTDEQLEAQLAAALARCAEVGLTGVHDAGMDLRTFRLMQRWDKEGKLPLRLYVMADGQGSDRETYLREGLFRGRMLTLRAVKLSLDGALGSRGAALHAPYSDEPSHRGLLLLTPEEYEARVRAFMARGFQVATHAIGDRANTLVLDTLLRSAEATGTMEGRHRVEHAQVLRLEDISRLGHSGFIASMQPTHATSDMPWAETRVGPERIKGAYAWRKLKETGAPLAFGSDFPVERPDPLLGLYAARTRQDAEGQPANGWYPTQRLSGEEALEGFTVGAAYAAFAENERGRLKPGQDADFVAFSVDPVDAPPAELLKAQVKLTVVAGAEVHKAP, encoded by the coding sequence ATGCACGGCTTGAAGTCGCTCCTTGGCTCGATGCTCCTCCTGGTGTGCGCGGCCGGTTGTGCCCGGCGTGCTCCGGAGATGCAGCAGGCCCCCTCCTCTTCCACCACCACCGTCTATGTGGCGCGGCGTGTGCGGACGCTCGATGCGGAGCGGCCGATCGCCGAAGCGCTCTCCGTGCGCGCGGGCATGGTGCTCGCCGTGGGCACGAAGGCCGAGGTGCTCGCCTCGGCCGGAGGGGACGCGCGGGTGGTGGACCTCGGGGACGCGACGGTGGTGCCCGGCCTCACCGACGCGCACGGGCACCTGGCGGGCCTCGGCCGCTCCCTGGCCGGGGTGCGGCTGGACGGCACGGCCTCGCGCGAGGAGATCATCTCGCGCGTGGCCGCCGCGCCCGCCACGGCGTGGCAGGGAGACTGGCTGATCGGCAGCGGGTGGGACCAGAACGACTGGCCGGAGAAGAGCTTCCCCGGCCGCGCCGAGCTGGACGCGAAGCTGCCGAAGACGCCCGTGGCGTTGGAGCGCATCGACGGTCACGCGTTGTGGGTGAACGGCGAGGCGCTCCGGCGGGCGAAGATAGACAAGGACACGCCGGACCCGGCGGGTGGGCGCATCCTCCGGGGCCCGGACGGTGAGCCCACGGGCATCCTGGTGGACAACGCGATGAACCTGGTGGCGGCGGTGCTGCCGCCGCCCACGGACGAGCAGTTGGAGGCGCAGCTGGCCGCGGCGCTCGCGCGCTGCGCGGAGGTGGGACTGACGGGGGTGCACGACGCGGGCATGGACCTGCGCACCTTCCGGCTGATGCAGCGCTGGGACAAGGAGGGGAAGCTGCCGCTGCGCCTCTACGTGATGGCGGACGGCCAGGGGTCGGATCGCGAGACGTACCTGCGCGAGGGCCTCTTCCGGGGCCGGATGCTGACGCTGCGGGCGGTGAAGTTGAGCCTGGACGGAGCGCTGGGGAGCCGGGGCGCGGCGCTGCACGCGCCGTACAGCGACGAGCCGAGTCACCGGGGCCTGCTGCTGCTGACGCCCGAGGAGTACGAGGCACGGGTGCGGGCCTTCATGGCGCGCGGCTTCCAGGTGGCCACGCACGCGATTGGAGACAGGGCGAACACGCTGGTGCTGGACACGCTGCTGCGCTCGGCGGAGGCCACGGGGACGATGGAAGGGCGCCACCGGGTGGAGCACGCGCAGGTGCTGCGGCTGGAGGATATCTCGCGGCTGGGCCACAGCGGCTTCATCGCGAGCATGCAGCCCACGCACGCGACGAGCGACATGCCGTGGGCGGAGACGCGCGTGGGGCCCGAGCGCATCAAAGGCGCGTACGCGTGGAGGAAGCTGAAGGAGACGGGGGCGCCGCTGGCGTTCGGCAGTGACTTCCCGGTGGAGCGTCCGGACCCGCTGCTGGGCCTGTACGCGGCGCGCACGCGGCAGGACGCGGAGGGCCAGCCCGCCAACGGGTGGTATCCCACGCAGCGGCTGAGCGGCGAGGAGGCCCTGGAGGGCTTCACGGTGGGAGCGGCGTACGCGGCGTTCGCGGAGAACGAGCGGGGCCGGCTGAAGCCGGGCCAGGACGCGGACTTCGTGG
- a CDS encoding M56 family metallopeptidase, which produces MSAMDMHAVAEQGLAVLWRVTWQGALWALTVWALTRALPRLPSSARAALWWLVGLKCLVGLCAPGLVRLPLLPAPESPPAAGVKVDTAPAHPDTALEAMRMDGEAPLVEPSPERTGTHGVVLGVLLAWLGGLAWQGWALLRSLAQLRRIRREARPLEDATLHQAAAALGRELGLARIPRLRVSEHAPSPLALGLLRPEIILPRAALEKLSPQEQRMALAHELAHVRRGDLWLGWVPALAQALFFFHPLVRRACREYALAREEACDAAALQATGAEPHEYGRLLLVFGVARAPAAAAMPGASSHLAALKRRIAMLEHAATDSMQRPRWIRWALGGLALVALVPIQVVAREPEASTPVLALAQAPSTTLKDTYVLLHSNDSATMSGSMEDLRTAKALAGADGKPLAYVRRGGREYVIRDPQTLAAIGAAFEPQRELGEKQAKLGEQMEALGEKQAEVGEKQAALGAKQAALGAKQGELGGKMGEIGLKIAELALARARQARTDGKESPEHERQEEQLEREQEALDRQMEEYSRQMEALGDEMEKLSEPMKQFTRPMEELGRQMEELGRQMEAHSREADKKVQALLDDAVRKGLAEPVKR; this is translated from the coding sequence ATGAGCGCCATGGACATGCACGCGGTGGCGGAGCAGGGACTCGCGGTGCTGTGGCGGGTGACGTGGCAGGGAGCGCTGTGGGCGCTCACGGTGTGGGCGCTCACGCGGGCGCTGCCGAGGCTGCCCTCGTCCGCGCGGGCCGCGTTGTGGTGGCTCGTGGGACTCAAGTGCCTGGTGGGCCTGTGCGCGCCGGGCCTGGTGCGTCTGCCATTGCTGCCAGCCCCCGAATCGCCCCCGGCGGCCGGGGTGAAGGTGGACACGGCTCCGGCCCACCCGGACACCGCGCTGGAGGCCATGAGGATGGACGGCGAGGCCCCGCTCGTGGAGCCCTCGCCGGAGCGCACCGGCACGCACGGGGTGGTGCTGGGAGTGTTGCTCGCGTGGCTCGGCGGCCTGGCCTGGCAGGGCTGGGCGCTGCTCCGGAGCCTCGCGCAGCTGCGCCGCATCCGGCGCGAGGCACGGCCGCTCGAGGACGCCACGCTCCATCAGGCCGCGGCGGCGCTCGGGCGGGAGCTGGGCCTCGCGCGCATTCCCCGGCTGCGCGTCTCCGAGCACGCCCCGAGTCCCCTGGCGCTCGGCCTGCTGCGCCCCGAGATCATCCTGCCGAGAGCGGCGCTGGAGAAGCTGTCGCCCCAGGAGCAGCGCATGGCCCTGGCGCACGAGCTGGCCCATGTGCGGCGCGGGGACCTGTGGCTCGGCTGGGTGCCGGCGCTCGCACAGGCGTTGTTCTTCTTCCACCCCCTCGTCCGCCGGGCGTGCCGCGAGTACGCGCTCGCCCGCGAGGAGGCCTGCGATGCCGCCGCGCTCCAGGCCACCGGGGCCGAGCCCCACGAGTACGGGCGGCTCCTGCTCGTCTTTGGTGTCGCCCGCGCTCCGGCTGCCGCGGCGATGCCCGGTGCCTCATCCCATCTCGCAGCCCTGAAACGGAGAATCGCCATGCTTGAACACGCCGCGACCGATTCGATGCAGCGCCCTCGCTGGATCCGCTGGGCCCTGGGAGGGCTCGCGCTGGTGGCACTCGTCCCCATCCAGGTGGTGGCCCGGGAGCCGGAGGCCTCCACCCCCGTGCTCGCGCTGGCCCAGGCGCCGTCCACGACCCTGAAGGACACCTATGTCCTCCTGCACTCCAACGACTCGGCGACGATGTCGGGCTCGATGGAGGACCTGCGGACCGCGAAGGCCCTGGCGGGCGCCGACGGAAAGCCCCTCGCCTACGTGCGCCGCGGCGGGCGGGAGTACGTCATCCGGGATCCCCAGACGCTCGCGGCCATCGGGGCCGCCTTCGAGCCCCAGAGGGAACTCGGTGAGAAGCAGGCGAAGCTCGGCGAGCAGATGGAAGCGCTCGGCGAGAAGCAGGCCGAGGTCGGCGAGAAGCAAGCCGCGCTCGGCGCGAAGCAGGCCGCGCTCGGCGCGAAGCAGGGCGAGCTTGGCGGCAAGATGGGAGAGATCGGGCTCAAGATTGCCGAGCTCGCCCTGGCTCGGGCCCGTCAGGCGCGGACGGACGGAAAGGAGTCCCCGGAGCACGAGCGCCAGGAGGAACAGCTGGAGCGCGAGCAGGAGGCCCTCGACCGGCAGATGGAGGAGTACAGCCGGCAGATGGAGGCCCTGGGCGATGAGATGGAGAAGCTCAGCGAGCCGATGAAGCAGTTCACCAGGCCGATGGAGGAGCTCGGCCGGCAGATGGAGGAGCTCGGCCGGCAGATGGAGGCGCACAGCCGGGAGGCGGACAAGAAGGTCCAGGCCCTGCTGGATGACGCGGTGCGAAAGGGGTTGGCCGAACCCGTGAAGCGCTGA